A region of Triplophysa dalaica isolate WHDGS20190420 chromosome 20, ASM1584641v1, whole genome shotgun sequence DNA encodes the following proteins:
- the oard1 gene encoding ADP-ribose glycohydrolase OARD1 codes for MSEGSKGRVNTDEDTQDRPCSSGWKLEYMSGDLFTCSVTDALAHCISEDCRMGKGIAVLFKRKFGGVEELLAQGKHPGQCAVLKRSGRFVYYLITKQKYNQKPTYDTLKNSLATMREHCLANRVKKICMPRIGCGLDKLEWSKVSSIITEVFQNTDVSITVYSIDQSKSKTRVLKK; via the exons ATGTCTGAGGGCTCTAAAGGCAGAGTTAACACCGATGAAGATACACAAGAT CGCCCATGCAGCTCGGGATGGAAGCTGGAGTACATGAGTGGAGATTTGTTCACCTGTTCTGTCACAGACGCCCTGGCACACTGTATCAGTGAAGACTGTCGTATGGGAAAAGGTATAGCTGTGCTCTTCAAGAGGAAATTCGGTGGAGTTGAAGAGCTTCTAGCTCAGG GTAAGCATCCAGGACAGTGTGCTGTTCTCAAAAGATCCGGTCGGTTTGTGTATTACCTG ATTACAAAGCAAAAGTACAACCAGAAGCCCACATATGACACTCTCAAAAATAGCCTTGCGACAATGAGAGAACACTGCTTGGCCAACAGGGTTAAGAAAATATGCATGCCTCG GATTGGCTGTGGACTCGATAAACTGGAATGGTCAAAAGTTTCTTCCATTATTACTGAAGTCTTCCAGAACACAGATGTTTCCATCACTGTCTATTCAATAGACCAAAGCAAGTCTAAAACTCGTGTTCTTAAAAAATGA
- the si:dkey-109j17.5 gene encoding zinc finger BED domain-containing protein 4 yields the protein MASKSRVSILDYFNIVCEGENGKIESNCKACGTRIQAKRTVTSNFVTHLKRKHQAMYDEFVRKKDVKRETMQTCAGPPGGRVISQSGTGMNKFDYSDPRQSLISEAIAKMIIRDLQPAQIVEYEGFRELLQLLEPRYMPVPCHYIQQQLLPAYVSQVQQAAKQALKGAESCSMSLDTLGVNCGYLGVTCHFINTDWNIRSALLACLPLPGHSNTQQMITEFDEISDSHGISGKVFRVVADSSPSEKRSAFRLPGFHIIGSDEVEGEDDCSDEEAVTGENKKAMGIKENHKSLDQCLGRSRIDCFARLLAQCVKEGVCASSQISVPLSKAANLYNYIIATVAPEKLLQVFGSSVDQGPSSKYWNAQLKIMRQMVESMDFLEDIVDRSDLVLGSLEKAVVRELLEVLEPFEEASDMVSGDKHVSISLALPCVLGLRKHLAEVNSQQCSGIVMGLSQALDRRLAGILEDPLYVTATTLDPQFKLSWSSDGDWHKQVLLEEIGKHSQPLSPLEHHSEAQPSPSKRCKLFSFIKQRPTAQAKTVEQELSTYLHEEPTDEDPLQYWKRKSIDFPLLSQVAKKVFTVPATTTSVDQIFDLVSKTFKPQQCRFLPKNLDTLIYLKANYRILWS from the exons atggcGTCAAAATCTAGGGTCTCCATTCTGGATTATTTCAATATCGTCTGTGAGGGggaaaatggcaaaattgaatCGAACTGCAAAGCTTGTGGCACAAGGATTCAGGCGAAAAGGACAGTAACTTCTAACTTCGTTACACATTTAAAG CGCAAACATCAAGCTATGTATGATGAGTTTGTAAGGAAGAAAGATGTGAAAAGAGAGACAATGCAGACGTGTGCTGGCCCTCCAGGTGGTCGAGTCATCTCTCAAAGTGGCACCGGGATGAACAAATTTGACTACAGTGACCCGCGGCAATCCCTCATCTCTGAAGCCATTGCCAAGATGATCATCCGAGACTTGCAGCCAGCACAGATAGTGGAATACGAAGGATTTCGTGAGCTGCTTCAGCTTCTGGAGCCCCGTTACATGCCGGTACCATGTCATTATATACAACAGCAGCTTTTGCCTGCCTATGTCTCTCAGGTGCAGCAAGCTGCCAAACaggctcttaaaggggcagaaTCCTGCAGTATGTCTCTTGACACTCTGGGTGTCAACTGTGGGTATCTTGGAGTGACTtgtcatttcataaatacagaCTGGAATATCAGATCTGCCCTTTTGGCATGTTTACCTCTTCCAGGCCATAGCAACACTCAGCAGATGATCACCGAGTTCGATGAGATTTCCGACTCCCACGGCATCTCCGGAAAAGTGTTCAGAGTTGTTGCCGACTCGTCGCCTTCTGAAAAAAGATCAGCTTTTCGTTTGCCTGGCTTCCATATTATTGGAAGCGATGAAGTGGAAGGGGAGGACGATTGTAGCGATGAAGAAGCtgttacaggagaaaataagaaggCCATGGGTATTAAGGAGAACCACAAGTCTTTAGACCAGTGTCTTGGTCGAAGTAGGATAGACTGCTTTGCTCGATTATTGGCTCAGTGTGTCAAGGAAGGAGTGTGCGCTTCCTCTCAGATATCTGTTCCTTTAAGCAAAGCAGCCAATCTTTACAACTATATTATTGCTACTGTAGCCCCTGAAAAACTGCTTCAAGTTTTCGGCTCTTCAGTTGACCAGGGACCCTCATCCAAGTACTGGAACGCACAGTTAAAAATAATGCGTCAAATGGTGGAGTCAATGGATTTTCTTGAAGACATCGTGGATAGAAGTGATCTAGTCCTCGGTAGTTTAGAAAAAGCTGTGGTACGGGAGCTGTTGGAGGTATTGGAACCTTTCGAAGAGGCCTCAGACATGGTATCTGGTGACAAGCATGTGTCCATCAGTTTAGCCCTGCCATGTGTACTAGGTCTTCGCAAGCATCTGGCAGAAGTCAATAGTCAACAGTGTTCAGGGATTGTGATGGGATTATCTCAAGCTCTGGACCGCAGGCTCGCTGGGATTCTTGAAGACCCTCTCTATGTGACAGCAACTACCCTGGATCCGCAATTCAAACTGTCTTGGAGCAGTGACGGTGACTGGCACAAGCAAGTATTGCTAGAGGAGATCGGAAAGCATTCACAGCCATTAAGTCCACTAGAACATCATTCAGAGGCCCAGCCATCACCATCTAAACGGTGCAAGCTCTTCTCTTTTATCAAGCAGAGGCCGACCGCTCAGGCCAAGACTGTGGAGCAGGAGTTGTCTACGTATCTCCACGAAGAACCAACGGATGAGGATCCATTGCAATACTGGAAGCGCAAGTCCATCGATTTCCCCTTGCTCTCGCAAGTAGCCAAGAAAGTTTTCACCGTGCCAGCAACAACCACATCGGTGGATCAGATATTTGACCTGGtcagcaaaacatttaaaccaCAGCAATGTAGATTTCTGCCCAAAAACTTGGACACTCTGATTTACTTAAAAGCTAACTATAGAATACTTTGGTCTTAA
- the apobec2b gene encoding C->U-editing enzyme APOBEC-2b: MAERKDSKIPSKGLMKKKEKKVESKPEKEKEKVKDKDGKMKKKSEKAPENLPQNEDTPQGNGEVAEGAEGAQGPAKDEEYQLEPIELPPFEIIVGDRMNPTFFKFQFRNVEYSSGRNKTFLCYQVDIQGATEEPDGLRGFLEDEHSCSHAEEAFFRQVLAYYDNTLHYTVTWYTSSSPCAVCAAKLVEILQARKTLRLIIHCSRLFLWEEPEIQAGLQALVSAGCKIRMMRPLDFVYVWSTFVENEEDNFTPWEDCQDSYQYYDEKLCDILK, translated from the exons ATGGCGGAGAGAAAGGACAGCAAGATCCCCAGCAAGGGTCTGatgaagaagaaagagaagaaagtgGAGAGTAAACCCGAGAAGGAGAAAGAAAAGGTCAAAGATAAAGATGGAAAGATGAAGAAAAAGTCAGAGAAGGCCCCAGAAAATCTGCCCCAAAATGAGGATACGCCTCAGGGAAATGGAGAGGTAGCAGAAGGCGCAGAAGGAGCTCAGGGACCAGCCAAAGATGAGGAGTATCAACTGGAGCCTATAGAGCTTCCTCCGTTTGAGATCATTGTTGG TGACAGAATGAACCCCACCTTCTTTAAATTCCAATTTAGAAATGTGGAATATTCCTCAGGGCGAAACAAGACCTTCCTGTGCTACCAGGTGGACATACAAGGGGCCACTGAAGAACCAGACGGGCTTCGTGGTTTTCTGGAGGATGAGCATTCGTGTTCACACGCTGAAGAAGCTTTCTTCCGGCAAGTGCTGGCCTATTACGACAATACGCTTCACTACACAGTAACCTGGTACACGTCCTCGAGCCCCTGCGCAGTTTGTGCTGCTAAGCTTGTGGAGATCTTGCAAGCCCGCAAGACGCTCCGCCTCATCATCCACTGCTCCCGTCTCTTTCTGTGGGAGGAGCCAGAAATACAAGCCGGACTTCAGGCACTAGTTAGTGCGGGGTGTAAGATACGCATGATGAGACCATTGGATTTTGTATACGTTTGGTCTACCTTTGTAGAGAACGAGGAAGATAACTTTACACCCTGGGAGGACTGTCAAGATAGCTATCAATATTATGATGAAAAGCTGTGTGATATTTTAAAGTAG
- the ebp gene encoding 3-beta-hydroxysteroid-Delta(8),Delta(7)-isomerase, translating to MFKEADAINHPYWPRNLSIPNYVANDRSMSEILIFLFSVSGILLVATWSLTGCKVSGSRLSGGRRLALCWFAVCGFIHGVIEGWFSLYYTIIPEDQSFLSQLWKEYCKGDSRYAIGDNFTVSMETITACLWGPFSIWIVIAFLYNRPYRFVLQLIVSLGQLYGAVLYFFTEHREGYIHSEYGHPIYFWFYFVFMNALWVVIPFILILDSWCQLSTSQSMFDKAALKEKSKRS from the exons ATGTTTAAGGAAGCAGACGCTATAAATCATCCCTATTGGCCGCGTAACCTGTCCATTCCAAACTATGTAGCTAATGACCGTTCAATGTCAGAAATCCTTATATTCCTGTTCTCCGTGTCTGGGATACTGCTGGTTGCCACCTGGTCACTAACTGGGTGTAAGGTATCTGGGAGCAGGCTCAGTGGAGGGAGAAGGTTAGCTCTGTGCTGGTTCGCAGTGTGTGGCTTCATCCATGGTGTAATTGAGGGATGGTTCTCTTTATACTACACCATTATTCCTGAAGACCAGAGTTTTCTTTCACAGCTCT GGAAAGAATATTGCAAAGGAGACAGCAGATACGCAAT agGGGATAACTTCACAGTAAGCATGGAGACGATAACAGCTTGTCTCTGGGGTCCCTTCAGTATTTGGATCGTTATAGCCTTCCTATATAACCGTCCTTACAGATTTGTTCTGCAGCTCATCGTATCCCTTG GTCAGCTGTATGGTGCAGTGCTTTACTTTTTCACTGAGCACAGAGAGGGATACATTCACAGCGAGTACGGTCATCCCATATACTTCTGGTTCTACTTTGTGTTCATGAATGCTTTATGGGTTGTCATTCCTTTTATCCTTATATTGGATTCATGGTGTCAGTTATCAACCAGTCAATCCATGTTTGATAAAGCGGCCCTGAAAGAAAAGTCTAAAAGAAGCTAG
- the ccdc115 gene encoding coiled-coil domain-containing protein 115 codes for MRDQHICLDEQLLLFMDQLEALEEKRHKLNSLIEGGWFSIAKARYSMGNKQVSSLQYASEMEPLVHVEDSLMESGTVEFKCNRTENKTDELTKNNSIEDIGAKEGVLRRRINTKQKENKEEGASEQQETDHQGKTKTESTTPENRDPLKWFGILVPQNLKQAQAAFREVITLSAEIASVQSTILATRKEMQAQMKEMQEKSGKSKPEIIKD; via the exons ATGCGTGATCAACACATTTGTTTGGATGAGCAGTTATTACTGTTCATGGACCAGCTCGAGGCTTTGGAAGAGAAAAGGCACAAACTGAATTCACTTATAGAAGGG GGATGGTTTTCTATAGCCAAGGCACGTTATTCAATGGGAAATAAGCAAGTCTCCTCTTTACAGTATGCAAGTGAGATGGAACCGCTTGTTCATGTGGAGGACAG cTTGATGGAAAGTGGAACAGTTGAGTTTAAATgtaacagaacagaaaacaaaacggATGAATTGACAAAAAATAACTCGATAGAAGACATTGGAGCAAAGGAGGGAG TTCTTAGAAGGAGAATAAATACCaaacaaaaggaaaataaagagGAAGGTGCTTCTGAGCAACAGGAGACTGACCATCAAGGAAAAACTAAGACTGAGTCAAccacaccagaaaacagagatCCTTTAAAATGGTTTGGAATTCTTGTACCACAGAATCTGAAACAAGCTCAAGCTGCTTTTAGGGAAG TGATCACTCTCTCAGCAGAGATTGCGTCCGTACAGAGTACAATATTGGCTACAAGGAAAGAAATGCAGGCCCAGATGAAAGAAATGCAAGAGAAATCAGGAAAGAGCaaaccagaaataataaaagattaA